From Etheostoma cragini isolate CJK2018 chromosome 1, CSU_Ecrag_1.0, whole genome shotgun sequence, a single genomic window includes:
- the wdr93 gene encoding WD repeat-containing protein 93, with amino-acid sequence MSMDNREGTQDAYMEAACKTETSRKKTPSLELSGAAQLPESTNCLACSEDGKYLSLGCSEGLSVWCASSLICAAQWQQDTLEITCIQMTRMAERAYLLGTVDDMGVARVFAYHRENIHLLSVINIMENINKRSICLTFELSEGGDYGAASISCNSIVWLEVYHFPSESWLKELDKREREKQDPNLSRDLDVKWSPVAMVIKIKPPKVPAATALDDPLKVLQMTDFFTHCLTLDEDTSSSREWEESFDTSAGKTKETDESPRRCTQHFLLPCGQFPGDSKAKSQPAGLPAAVCVWWGGSHHLLQYLLQKAPKNKPDVEPMPDVLWPNAKEILCSAVSRCTRYIALGLEDALACVWDRQSGSPLSVVLVTAADSAFLRMQFVDYWPESPDDSQSFTAAKVYILVLCKSGAMHTVTTGRGAQSCTVQLSERPKSSGDLPTVIASVPFLQSLSLVVQRNGKMFLQDVINKTTVCFLIPPTSHLIATPCNPVYTLNSKKQTLYIQGDQNPSCSLSSEEGRQSQLLIFRFGEPDILKQYAVSLPDSPQQQNTLSCVNLEETCNLYLHQRALSVGERNKAITQTWKQLHETAVMVQQRHSRAAAT; translated from the exons ATGTCGATGGACAACAGAGAAGGTACCCAAGACGCATACATGGAGGCAGCTTGCAAAACAGAAACATCCAGAAAGAAAACGCCTAGTTTGGAACTGTCCGGTGCAGCACAG CTTCCAGAGAGCACCAACTGCTTGGCATGCTCAGAAGACGGCAAGTACCTCAGCCTAGGTTGCTCCGAGGGCTTGTCTGTGTGGTGCGCATCTTCTCTGATCTGTGCTGCACAATGGCAGCAGGACACACTGGAAATAACATGTATTCAAATGACCAGAATGGCTGAGAGAGCCTATCTGCTTGGCACTGTTGATGATATGG GTGTTGCCAGAGTCTTTGCATATCACCGTGAAAATATTCACCTCCTCAGTGTTATTAACATCATG GAAAATATCAACAAAAGGAGCATTTGCTTGACATTTGAACTGTCTGAAGGGGGAGATTATGGAGCGGCATCAATCAGCT GTAACAGTATTGTTTGGCTTGAGGTCTATCACTTTCCCTCAGAATCATGGCTGAAAGAGTtagacaagagagagagagaaaaacag GACCCAAACCTATCCCGAGATCTGGATGTGAAATGGTCTCCAGTTGCAATGGTGATTAAAATCAAGCCACCCAAAGTTCCAGCAG CGACGGCATTAGATGATCCCCTTAAGGTGTTGcaaatgacagatttttttacGCACTGTTTGACTCTGGATGAAGACACCAGCAGCAGTCGTGAATGGGAGGAGTCTTTTGATACAAGTGcaggaaaaacaaaggaaacgGATGAAAGCCCAAG ACGTTGCACCCAGCACTTTCTTCTGCCTTGTGGTCAGTTTCCTGGTGACAGTAAAGCAAAGTCTCAGCCAG CTGGATTGCCTgcggctgtctgtgtgtggtggggtGGTAGCCATCATCTTCTTCAGTATTTGCtacaaaaagcaccaaaaaacaAACCAG ATGTGGAACCCATGCCAGATGTGTTGTGGCCCAATGCAAAGGAAATCCTTTGTTCTGCTGTTAGTAGATGCACCCGTTACATAGCTCTTGGGCTTGAGGATGCTTTGGCGTGTGTGTGGGACAGGCAGTCTG GGTCTCCATTGTCTGTTGTCTTGGTAACAGCGGCAGACAGTGCCTTCTTAAGGATGCAATTTGTGGATTACTGGCCAGAATCTCCTGATGATTCCCAGTCTTTTACTGCAGCAAAAGTCTATATTTTGGTGTTGTGTAAAAGTGGAGCAATGCATACAGTCACCACAGGACGAGGGGCACAATCCTGCACAGTGCAGCTCTCTGAAAG GCCAAAAAGCAGCGGCGACCTGCCGACTGTCATTGCATCAGTGCCATTCCTGCAGAGTTTG TCACTTGTGGtgcaaagaaatggaaaaatgttCCTCCAAGATGTAATCAACAAAACCACTGTGTGCTTCTTGATTCCTCCCACAAGTCATCTGATCGCCACACCCTGCAATCCTGTTTATACTCTGAACAGCAAAAAGCAGACCCTGTACATACAAG GTGACCAGAACCCCAGCTGCAGTCTTTCTTCTGAAGAAGGAAGGCAGAGTCAGCTTCTCATCTTCCGTTTTGGAGAGCCCGACATATTGAAGCAATATGCTGTTTCACTTCCAGACtctccacaacaacaaaacacactgagCTGTGTTAATCTAGAGGAAACCTGCAATCTTTACCTCCACCAAag AGCACTATCTGTGGGAGAAAGGAACAAAGCCATAACTCAGACATGGAAGCAGCTACATGAAACTGCAGTGATGGTGCAACAAAGACACAGCAGAGCTGCCGCTACCTGa
- the LOC117947816 gene encoding putative gonadotropin-releasing hormone II receptor yields the protein MNANLCLTTDHQLNASCNNSSPFFNWTVGDDALQLPTFTTAAKIRVIITCILCGISTFCNLAVLLAAHRDGKRKSHVRVLIINLTVADLLVTFIVMPVDAVWNITVQWLAGDFACRLLMFLKLQAMYSCAFVTVVISLDRQSAILNPLAISKARKRNRIMLTVAWGMSVILSVPQMFLFHNVSIIHPKDFTQCATRGSFVTHWHETAYNMFTFSCLFLLPLVIMVTCYTRIFCEISKRLKKDNSPSDEVHLRCSKNNIPRARMRTLKMSIVIVSSFIICWTPYYLLGLWYWFFPEDLEGKVSHSLTHILFIFGLVNACLDPVIYGLFTIHFRKGLRRFYCNATTRSDLENITVLTASFTCASNSLPLKREVSPASQERFTLSCEDNHSKAELTSTRKSFLTADNSAERDPKQSSPESVI from the exons ATGAACGCCAATCTGTGTCTGACAACAGACCACCAACTGAACGCTAGCTGCAACAACTCCTCGCCCTTTTTCAACTGGACAGTTGGGGATGATGCCCTGCAGCTGCCCACATTTACCACAGCAGCCAAAATCAGAGTGATTATAACCTGCATTCTATGTGGAATATCTACCTTTTGCAACCTTGCTGTGCTTTTGGCGGCACATAGAGATGGGAAACGCAAATCCCACGTCAGGGTACTGATAATCAACCTGACAGTGGCTGATCTGCTGGTGACCTTCATTGTGATGCCTGTGGATGCCGTGTGGAACATCACAGTCCAGTGGCTCGCTGGGGACTTTGCCTGCAGGCTATTGATGTTTCTTAAGCTGCAGGCAATGTACTCCTGCGCCTTTGTCACCGTGGTGATCAGTCTGGATAGGCAGTCAGCCATCCTCAACCCTCTGGCTATCAGTAAAGCCAGAAAGAGGAACAGAATCATGCTGACTGTGGCGTGGGGCATGAGTGTCATACTGTCAGTCCCTCAG ATGTTCCTTTTTCACAATGTGTCCATCATTCACCCCAAGGACTTCACTCAGTGTGCCACGCGTGGAAGTTTTGTCACTCACTGGCATGAAACGGCCTACAACATGTTCACTTTTTCTTGCCTGTTCCTGCTGCCTCTGGTCATTATGGTCACCTGCTACACCAGGATCTTCTGTGAGATCTCCAAACGACTGAAAAAGGACAACT CGCCCTCTGATGAAGTGCATTTGCGGTGTTCGAAGAATAACATTCCCAGAGCCCGGATGAGAACTCTAAAAATGAGTATTGTGATTGTCTCGTCTTTCATTATCTGCTGGACTCCATACTACCTGCTGGGCCTCTGGTACTGGTTCTTCCCTGAGGACCTTGAGGGGAAGGTCTCCCACTCACTAACCCACATCCTTTTCATCTTTGGGCTCGTCAACGCCTGCCTGGACCCAGTCATCTATGGCCTGTTCACCATTCATTTCCGTAAGGGGCTCCGGAGGTTTTACTGCAATGCCACCACGAGGTCCGACCTGGAAAACATCACGGTTTTAACTGCATCTTTCACTTGTGCTAGCAACTCTTTGCCACTGAAAAGAGAGGTGAGCCCTGCCAGCCAGGAGAGGTTCACGTTGAGCTGTGAAGATAACCACAGCAAAGCAGAGTTGACGTCAACAAGAAAAAGCTTTTTAACAGCAGACAACAGTGCAGAGAGAGATCCAAAGCAGTCCAGCCCTGAGAGCGTCATATGA